Proteins encoded together in one Planctopirus ephydatiae window:
- a CDS encoding class I SAM-dependent methyltransferase gives MSAALSLDAWGAQATAPALAIAPGTLQPEIFRESIDCPCCGSHQFRTIIEATDPLTGIGGKFPIVECESCSMVITNPRPTLASLGYFYPAEYSPYDHSSGDGLKAFDRFIEQAALRTDFGYPPQPVSLLTRMASRLASSRFRTKFTRHEWIPWTGSGRLLDVGCGSGGFLTRMKRLGWNVEGIDYASDVARKVQERTGIQVLAGTIPHPELKPSSYDVVSLWHVLEHVPDPRATLSAAVDLLAPGGKLVLEVPNIESWSFAEFREDWFALEAPRHLNHFSPRSLAAILPEGRFSSVEIEQIGMRSWIRKSAQMAVKKGHEKYNAWLKAGKPHFTKLAAQSEADNRGDALRLMAVKSNA, from the coding sequence ATGTCGGCAGCTCTCTCCCTCGATGCGTGGGGTGCTCAGGCCACGGCACCTGCCCTGGCGATTGCCCCAGGTACACTCCAGCCGGAAATCTTCCGCGAATCGATCGATTGCCCATGCTGTGGATCTCATCAATTCCGCACAATCATTGAAGCAACTGACCCACTCACGGGAATTGGCGGGAAGTTTCCCATCGTCGAGTGCGAATCGTGCTCAATGGTCATTACCAATCCCCGGCCCACACTGGCCTCTTTGGGGTACTTTTATCCCGCCGAGTATTCGCCTTACGATCACAGCTCGGGTGATGGCCTCAAAGCGTTTGACCGCTTCATCGAACAGGCAGCCTTGCGAACAGATTTTGGCTACCCACCACAACCCGTCAGCCTGTTGACACGTATGGCCTCCCGACTGGCTTCATCACGATTTCGTACCAAGTTCACCCGGCATGAATGGATCCCTTGGACTGGCTCGGGCCGGCTGCTCGATGTGGGTTGCGGTTCGGGAGGATTTCTCACCCGCATGAAACGCCTGGGCTGGAATGTCGAAGGGATTGACTACGCCAGCGATGTGGCCCGCAAAGTCCAGGAGCGAACAGGAATTCAAGTACTGGCCGGGACGATTCCTCATCCTGAACTCAAACCTTCCAGCTACGATGTCGTCTCTTTGTGGCATGTGCTCGAGCATGTCCCTGATCCTCGGGCGACACTTTCAGCGGCCGTTGATCTATTGGCCCCCGGTGGAAAACTTGTTCTGGAAGTCCCCAATATTGAGAGCTGGAGTTTTGCCGAGTTCCGCGAAGACTGGTTCGCACTCGAAGCCCCAAGACATCTCAATCACTTCAGCCCACGGTCATTGGCCGCCATTCTTCCTGAGGGTCGCTTCTCGTCCGTTGAGATTGAACAGATTGGCATGCGATCGTGGATTCGGAAATCGGCCCAGATGGCTGTCAAGAAGGGTCACGAGAAATACAACGCCTGGCTGAAAGCGGGCAAACCACACTTTACGAAGCTGGCTGCTCAAAGCGAAGCCGACAATCGAGGCGACGCCTTGCGACTGATGGCTGTGAAGTCAAACGCCTAG
- a CDS encoding glycosyltransferase family 2 protein has translation MIPWSPLPPAPSTLIETHAVASTLSEGHRVKAPLVSVVIVNWNGGEMLQACLHSLENCEGRDSLEVIVVDNASSDDSWKSIPPLPYPFKLLRNETNLGFAMACNQGAELGSGEFVLLLNPDSILYPQSISKVVEFLNEPAQADIGICGIQLEDERGRVSRTCSRLPTAVSLLAKSWRLDSYFPRWFPPLFMKEWDHLCTRDVEEVIGAFFLVRRDVWHQLNGLDERYFVYFEEVDFCERARPAGYRTVYFAGARARHLGGGSSKQIRGKAGFYNLRARLQYAAKHLSKRQAQLVVLHTLTIEPAIRLFEAALKLKFKRLPEIWTSYQMLWQDWLTYGIRQVAIYERPPIHQPSGSENAKAA, from the coding sequence ATGATCCCCTGGTCGCCACTCCCACCGGCTCCATCGACATTGATCGAAACTCATGCTGTCGCGTCAACGCTCTCTGAAGGTCATCGAGTAAAGGCTCCACTCGTCTCCGTTGTCATCGTCAACTGGAACGGCGGAGAGATGCTGCAGGCATGTCTGCACTCGCTGGAAAACTGTGAGGGCCGAGATTCACTCGAAGTCATCGTGGTGGATAACGCTTCCAGCGACGATTCCTGGAAGAGCATTCCCCCATTACCCTATCCCTTCAAGCTCCTGCGGAATGAAACAAATCTTGGTTTTGCCATGGCCTGCAATCAGGGGGCAGAACTCGGTTCCGGCGAGTTTGTCCTGCTGCTCAACCCGGATTCCATCCTCTACCCACAATCGATCTCAAAGGTTGTCGAGTTTCTGAATGAGCCCGCACAGGCTGACATTGGAATCTGCGGTATCCAGCTCGAAGACGAGCGAGGTCGAGTTTCACGAACCTGTTCCAGGTTACCGACAGCCGTCTCTTTACTGGCGAAATCGTGGCGGTTAGATAGCTATTTTCCCCGCTGGTTCCCGCCGCTGTTCATGAAAGAGTGGGATCATCTTTGCACGCGCGATGTCGAGGAAGTCATCGGGGCATTCTTCCTCGTCCGGCGTGACGTGTGGCATCAACTGAATGGGCTGGATGAGCGATATTTCGTTTACTTCGAAGAAGTCGATTTCTGCGAACGAGCCAGGCCGGCCGGATATCGCACGGTCTACTTTGCCGGGGCACGCGCTCGGCATCTGGGTGGTGGCTCGTCAAAACAAATCCGCGGCAAAGCAGGCTTCTACAATCTGCGAGCCCGATTGCAATATGCCGCCAAACATCTTTCGAAGCGACAAGCACAACTCGTTGTGCTCCACACTTTGACCATTGAACCAGCCATTCGTCTCTTCGAAGCGGCTCTCAAGTTGAAGTTCAAACGCCTCCCTGAGATCTGGACTTCTTACCAGATGCTCTGGCAAGACTGGCTGACTTATGGCATTCGCCAGGTGGCAATCTACGAGCGTCCGCCCATTCATCAGCCCTCTGGCAGTGAAAACGCGAAGGCCGCCTGA
- a CDS encoding carboxypeptidase-like regulatory domain-containing protein, which translates to MSSLFSLTGFRWNGWCLGFVFLATGCGVSDTPVLAPVSGQVMREGSPVADALVIFTPAQGSASSGNTDSQGRFELRYFDGQGGAAVGSHRVKVTTGNPGKPLQPGDPPRPMLEPPEDISLPEPFEVRAGENSFQLPLPPKKKGSART; encoded by the coding sequence TTGAGTTCTTTGTTTTCACTAACCGGCTTTCGCTGGAATGGTTGGTGTTTAGGTTTTGTCTTCCTGGCAACAGGTTGTGGAGTCAGTGATACTCCTGTCCTCGCCCCTGTCAGCGGCCAGGTGATGCGAGAAGGCTCACCGGTCGCTGATGCATTGGTGATCTTTACCCCAGCCCAGGGTTCAGCCTCTTCCGGCAATACCGATTCACAGGGCCGATTTGAGCTGCGCTACTTCGATGGTCAAGGCGGCGCTGCTGTGGGCTCACATCGAGTGAAGGTCACAACAGGCAATCCTGGCAAGCCATTGCAGCCTGGAGATCCTCCCCGTCCGATGCTTGAACCACCGGAAGACATTTCTCTTCCCGAACCATTCGAAGTTCGTGCTGGAGAAAACTCCTTCCAGCTTCCACTCCCACCCAAAAAGAAGGGATCAGCCCGTACTTAA
- a CDS encoding 6-phosphofructokinase, which produces MKRIAILTAGGDTPALNATIYGAVERANALKIEVYGIIRGYAGLVDPRTPHVRLNPLFTTIPELDPCKGGTLLGASRTYVDPAESELLGQIGSRLKKLGIEGLICVGGDGTINGMQPLSEMLPCVLAPKTIDNDLGLNYLDEVHEWNEAGDRKELLTKPQREAIQLDEIINFATPGYATACFVVAQGMERIRTTAESHRRIAIVEVMGRDSGYIPLGSAYGQPDIILIPEVPLDMDRLERRIAELYDLQKHVVISIGEGIVDSTGHQLGAAHKSFDPAGNVVFSGAAEELKRMLVKRFGDEFFDSRRKHESGDSAIFTRKVGHTQRGGRPILFDRFYATQLGGKTVDLLHQGKNNVIATLQWSAKDGFRLDSIPAQRLRDQWGRIHARHVHPSLYDADKFQPSRLGMQYLSTILTSAVGADDIEQLSREIFSPGKLVARYQSVNIDIQRRIETIKDA; this is translated from the coding sequence ATGAAGCGGATCGCAATTCTGACTGCCGGCGGTGATACTCCCGCACTCAATGCCACCATCTACGGGGCTGTAGAGCGAGCCAATGCCCTCAAGATCGAAGTTTATGGCATCATTCGAGGCTATGCGGGCCTTGTCGATCCGCGAACACCTCATGTGCGGCTCAATCCGCTTTTCACCACCATTCCCGAACTTGATCCCTGTAAAGGGGGCACTCTGCTGGGTGCTTCACGCACCTATGTCGATCCCGCCGAAAGTGAACTCCTGGGCCAGATTGGCAGTCGACTCAAAAAGCTCGGCATTGAAGGTCTGATCTGTGTCGGCGGTGACGGCACGATTAACGGCATGCAGCCGCTTTCCGAGATGCTCCCCTGCGTACTGGCTCCAAAAACCATCGACAACGATCTGGGACTCAACTATCTCGATGAGGTACACGAATGGAACGAAGCGGGCGACCGCAAAGAACTGCTGACCAAACCTCAGCGCGAAGCCATTCAACTCGACGAAATCATTAACTTTGCCACTCCCGGTTATGCCACAGCCTGCTTTGTGGTCGCCCAGGGGATGGAGCGCATCCGCACCACGGCAGAAAGCCACCGCCGGATTGCCATTGTCGAAGTCATGGGACGAGATTCCGGCTATATCCCGCTCGGCTCTGCTTACGGCCAGCCCGATATCATCCTGATTCCTGAAGTGCCGCTCGATATGGATCGTCTTGAACGACGTATTGCCGAGCTTTACGACCTGCAGAAGCATGTGGTCATTTCGATTGGCGAAGGGATTGTCGATTCGACTGGCCATCAATTGGGCGCTGCCCACAAGAGCTTCGATCCCGCCGGCAATGTGGTCTTCAGCGGTGCGGCTGAAGAATTGAAGCGCATGCTGGTTAAGCGATTTGGTGATGAATTCTTCGATAGCCGCCGCAAGCACGAATCGGGGGATTCAGCGATCTTCACCCGTAAGGTAGGTCATACTCAGCGTGGCGGTCGGCCGATTCTCTTCGATCGTTTCTATGCCACACAACTGGGTGGCAAAACGGTCGATCTGCTGCACCAGGGCAAAAACAACGTCATTGCCACGCTCCAGTGGTCTGCTAAAGATGGTTTCCGCCTGGATTCAATCCCTGCCCAGCGTCTGCGCGATCAGTGGGGCCGCATTCATGCCCGGCATGTGCACCCCTCCCTGTACGATGCCGACAAGTTTCAGCCATCTCGACTGGGGATGCAGTATCTTTCGACAATCCTCACCAGCGCGGTGGGGGCCGACGATATCGAACAGCTTTCACGCGAGATCTTCAGCCCCGGCAAACTGGTGGCTCGTTACCAGAGCGTGAACATTGATATTCAGCGGCGCATCGAAACCATTAAGGACGCCTGA
- a CDS encoding DUF1559 domain-containing protein — MPRSRGFTLIELLVVIAIIAVLIALLLPAVQQAREAARRTQCRNNLKQLGLAMHNYHDQSNMFPMSTTRVTSSGQSTTTAASWIVRLFPMIDQTAAYNTLVFTDNDFTMERGKNRAWQTMSTLRVAGLNCPSSPLPQTRTQNTNTATRGLTTGVPNSIAIQTTNYVGIAGAYDAPAGGTANDTIWEGAHGRQVWNGLINPPIKGFSTVGLQKVTDGSTNTVMVGEQGNFRKDCSGNPVDRRTSNSNGGLWAGGPGGEDPADQYYGFWGNVTSFRAPAGINYDADCSNPFGTVPYWYGDPGYHHVFNSAHTGGAHFLFADGSVRFLSQNMSQSILNALCNKNDNTPVGEF, encoded by the coding sequence ATGCCGAGATCTCGTGGTTTTACGTTAATTGAGTTGCTGGTGGTGATTGCGATCATTGCGGTGCTCATTGCATTGCTTCTTCCTGCCGTGCAGCAGGCAAGAGAGGCGGCTCGACGGACACAATGCCGTAACAATCTCAAGCAACTTGGTCTGGCCATGCACAACTACCATGACCAGTCGAACATGTTTCCGATGTCAACGACACGCGTCACTAGCTCGGGTCAATCGACAACAACCGCAGCCAGTTGGATTGTCCGACTGTTCCCTATGATTGATCAGACAGCCGCTTACAACACACTTGTCTTTACTGACAACGATTTCACTATGGAACGTGGTAAGAACCGCGCCTGGCAGACCATGAGCACTTTGCGAGTGGCGGGTCTGAATTGCCCGTCCAGTCCTTTGCCTCAAACGAGGACTCAAAACACCAATACAGCCACACGCGGCTTAACAACGGGTGTCCCGAACTCTATTGCAATTCAGACAACGAATTATGTGGGCATTGCCGGTGCCTACGATGCACCAGCTGGTGGGACGGCAAATGACACGATCTGGGAAGGGGCTCATGGTCGTCAAGTTTGGAACGGGCTGATCAACCCTCCCATTAAGGGTTTCTCGACAGTTGGCTTGCAGAAGGTGACAGATGGTTCCACAAATACTGTGATGGTGGGTGAGCAAGGCAACTTCCGAAAGGATTGCAGCGGCAATCCGGTTGATCGTCGGACCAGTAACTCGAATGGTGGTCTGTGGGCTGGTGGGCCGGGTGGAGAAGATCCGGCTGATCAATACTATGGTTTCTGGGGTAATGTCACAAGTTTCCGGGCTCCGGCTGGCATCAACTATGACGCTGACTGCAGCAATCCATTCGGTACTGTGCCCTACTGGTATGGCGATCCCGGTTACCACCACGTCTTTAACTCGGCTCACACGGGTGGTGCTCACTTCCTGTTCGCCGATGGTTCTGTCCGTTTTCTATCACAGAACATGTCACAGTCCATTTTGAATGCCCTGTGCAACAAGAACGACAACACTCCGGTTGGCGAATTCTAA
- the tatC gene encoding twin-arginine translocase subunit TatC — MASPQTTPSPAVSKSRSTPSIKTKDLFDDSTMTFGEHLEVLRVHVFRALIGLVIAVCFSLYAGEYIVAFIRQPIDAALVRNNMMEFVQTEPQMSSGDFFSYLSNSFWALFGYENKTPASTDTQELKQELEQLQTEKTSPSKSIDLQLSAYELLSQLHQVAPESLPAPKEELKGKSITVKVMSDTFSTLRKAAENSVRPIALNVQEAFMTYLKVGFVSGLVFASPWVIYQLWLFVAAGLYPHERRYVYIYLPFSIGLFLAGAAFCYFAVFPLMLDFLLGYNARLGINPQIRISEWISFAVSFPLMFGISFQLPLVMMFLAKINVVTPKMFREQRRMAILVIAIASMLLTPSGDPASMILMMAPLLVLYELGIYLCKAPESSEEATTPEAA, encoded by the coding sequence ATGGCCAGCCCGCAGACCACACCGTCTCCAGCCGTTTCCAAATCGCGGTCCACTCCCAGCATCAAGACGAAGGATCTCTTCGACGACTCGACGATGACGTTTGGCGAGCATCTCGAAGTGCTTCGCGTGCATGTATTTCGCGCGCTGATTGGACTTGTGATCGCCGTCTGTTTTTCGCTCTATGCCGGCGAATACATTGTCGCCTTCATACGCCAGCCGATTGATGCGGCCCTCGTGCGAAACAACATGATGGAATTCGTCCAGACAGAGCCGCAGATGTCATCAGGTGACTTTTTCTCGTATCTCTCGAATTCGTTCTGGGCTCTCTTTGGCTATGAAAACAAGACTCCCGCATCTACCGATACGCAAGAACTGAAACAGGAACTCGAACAACTCCAAACCGAGAAAACGAGCCCCAGCAAATCGATCGATCTCCAATTGTCCGCTTATGAGTTACTGTCGCAACTGCATCAGGTCGCCCCGGAGTCGCTACCGGCACCGAAAGAAGAACTCAAGGGGAAATCGATCACAGTCAAAGTCATGAGCGACACCTTCTCAACATTGCGAAAAGCAGCCGAGAACAGCGTACGGCCAATTGCACTGAATGTTCAGGAAGCCTTTATGACTTATCTGAAGGTCGGCTTCGTTTCGGGCCTGGTCTTCGCCAGCCCGTGGGTGATTTATCAGTTGTGGCTCTTTGTCGCTGCCGGGCTTTATCCTCACGAGCGGCGCTACGTGTATATCTACCTGCCATTCAGTATTGGTTTATTCCTGGCGGGGGCGGCATTCTGTTACTTTGCTGTCTTCCCCCTGATGTTGGACTTCCTGCTGGGTTACAACGCCCGCCTGGGAATCAACCCGCAGATTCGCATCTCGGAGTGGATTTCGTTCGCCGTCAGTTTTCCACTGATGTTCGGCATCAGCTTTCAACTCCCACTGGTGATGATGTTCCTCGCGAAGATCAACGTGGTGACTCCCAAAATGTTCCGCGAGCAGCGGCGAATGGCGATTCTCGTGATCGCGATCGCTTCGATGCTGCTGACTCCTTCTGGTGACCCGGCCAGCATGATTCTCATGATGGCCCCCTTGCTGGTGCTGTATGAACTGGGCATCTACCTCTGCAAAGCCCCCGAATCATCAGAAGAAGCGACTACTCCGGAAGCCGCCTGA
- a CDS encoding vWA domain-containing protein produces the protein MARTFSTPADDKTRNPALAGTALAVPSLLAGLELPQADSMSRPVPQNRRSAWFVSLVLHLVLLLVLSLITFSEVIQLPFVIESGLATTPEELMPVTMDVAAAVTDPNESSSQVSADGVMGADSSGVSVQSSMVLKEQIAVEFYGPGSQTPGEVISFETSQLSQPVLRAGRMTRADGVSGAVDILTEEIAQSLQEGPTRVVWILDVSPSMTEYRRVIADRMEKIYAQLKSMKLPVESSLETGLMAFDDKPHALSTKTVKDPLKIRDLINRLPSTERGIENTYLAVMNARNRYGPAKERVSFRVMFIVVTDEEGTDVSRNLDHCIELMKKDLIRCFVIGKSTVLGRPVVETHRFDPSGQQYISVVEPGLETAYLEFMDPAAHSFFSYNQPTVLTGEAAFGLKRLCVETGGLFLMSSTDIDPAIDPEINEEFQPRYGDRLAVQRSLQFDPFRAGLVAVSEDCKTLALGVPGNRFPIPNNLLVSGLTLPESRAMVGAFDAGLARNLKSLEELGPWRTRVRDRRSIANYDLAVSLLVAQRAYCQSYLGVLEQITSGKARPKQPDHNMWQLIASSPIDEGGPVAEKLREKAHEMLSTVAESYPGTPWAVRARLELEGLYSKGWGISSYKVRVTPGFIPPRTPNPSPIRQNL, from the coding sequence ATGGCCCGTACGTTCTCCACACCTGCCGATGATAAAACCCGGAATCCAGCTTTAGCCGGTACTGCTCTAGCTGTTCCTTCTCTGCTGGCAGGCTTGGAGCTTCCGCAGGCTGACTCCATGAGCCGACCTGTGCCGCAGAATCGCCGGAGTGCCTGGTTTGTCAGTCTGGTTCTGCACCTGGTGTTACTGCTGGTGTTGTCGCTGATTACGTTTTCTGAAGTCATTCAACTTCCGTTTGTGATTGAATCCGGCCTCGCAACGACGCCCGAAGAACTGATGCCTGTGACGATGGATGTGGCTGCTGCGGTGACCGATCCCAACGAATCGTCCAGCCAGGTCTCGGCAGATGGAGTCATGGGGGCCGATTCGTCAGGCGTTTCTGTTCAATCTTCGATGGTGTTGAAGGAGCAGATTGCGGTTGAGTTTTATGGCCCGGGCTCACAAACGCCCGGAGAAGTGATCAGTTTCGAGACATCGCAACTCTCACAACCTGTCTTAAGGGCCGGGAGAATGACCCGAGCCGATGGCGTTTCCGGGGCTGTGGATATTCTGACAGAGGAAATCGCTCAGTCACTGCAAGAAGGGCCGACACGAGTCGTCTGGATCCTGGATGTTTCCCCCTCGATGACGGAATACCGCCGGGTGATTGCTGATCGCATGGAGAAAATCTATGCCCAGCTCAAGTCGATGAAGCTGCCGGTTGAGAGTTCACTGGAGACCGGCTTGATGGCATTTGATGACAAGCCGCACGCACTCTCGACGAAAACGGTCAAAGACCCGCTCAAGATCCGCGATTTGATCAACCGACTTCCTTCGACCGAACGCGGGATTGAGAACACGTATCTGGCAGTCATGAACGCGAGAAATCGCTATGGTCCGGCGAAAGAGCGGGTTTCGTTTCGAGTCATGTTTATCGTGGTGACCGATGAAGAGGGTACCGATGTCTCTCGGAATCTTGATCATTGCATTGAACTGATGAAGAAAGATCTCATCCGTTGTTTTGTCATTGGGAAATCGACTGTGCTCGGTCGGCCGGTTGTGGAAACTCATCGATTTGATCCCTCAGGTCAGCAATACATCAGTGTCGTTGAGCCTGGTCTGGAAACGGCTTACCTGGAGTTCATGGATCCGGCCGCTCATTCGTTTTTTTCGTACAACCAGCCGACAGTTTTGACGGGTGAGGCGGCTTTTGGTCTCAAACGATTGTGTGTGGAAACGGGTGGACTATTCCTGATGTCCAGCACCGATATCGATCCGGCGATTGACCCTGAGATCAATGAGGAATTTCAACCTCGCTACGGAGATCGACTTGCAGTTCAACGTTCGTTGCAGTTTGATCCCTTTCGGGCAGGATTAGTAGCGGTTTCTGAAGATTGCAAAACTCTGGCCCTTGGTGTTCCGGGAAATCGGTTTCCCATACCGAACAATCTGCTCGTCAGTGGATTGACCTTACCTGAATCGCGAGCCATGGTGGGGGCTTTTGACGCGGGGTTAGCCCGGAATCTGAAATCTCTGGAAGAGCTGGGCCCGTGGCGTACCCGAGTGCGCGACCGCAGATCGATTGCCAATTATGATCTGGCTGTTTCATTACTCGTGGCCCAGCGTGCGTATTGTCAAAGCTATCTGGGGGTGCTCGAACAAATCACTTCGGGGAAAGCCAGGCCGAAGCAACCTGATCACAATATGTGGCAACTGATCGCTTCGAGTCCGATTGATGAGGGTGGGCCAGTCGCCGAAAAGCTGCGAGAGAAAGCCCATGAGATGCTTTCCACTGTTGCAGAAAGCTATCCCGGGACACCGTGGGCCGTGCGTGCCAGGCTCGAGTTGGAAGGTCTTTATAGTAAAGGGTGGGGGATCAGTTCTTATAAAGTCCGGGTGACACCTGGATTCATTCCTCCGCGAACGCCCAATCCCTCCCCGATCCGACAAAATCTTTAA
- a CDS encoding FAD-binding oxidoreductase: MPITTDFLMTLATIVGSKHLRTVESELLVYECDGYTIEKNVPEVVVFPASTDELSRVMKACAQSQIPVVPRGAGTGLAGGCLPIGGGVMIATTRMTAIEEIHLRDRYAVVQAGVVNIHLNRELAGSGYHYAPDPSSQSACTIGGNVATNSGGPHTLKYGVTVNHVLGVEMVLPDGSIEIFGGPRGTNEPLDLIGLMVGSEGTLGICTRAWVRLTRDPAAWRTLLAIFPTVADATNAISSIIGAGLIPAALELMDQGIIQAVEAAFQYGFPLDAGAVLIIELDGLEIAVQEESVKIAALLEQHCVRETRVAQSAAERAALWKCRKQSFGAIGRLSPSYCTQDGVVPRTRLPEILSFIQRTSEKYDIRIVNVCHAGDGNIHPVLLFDERHEGELSRVLQASDEILNECIRLGGSITGEHGIGVEKRAFLPKLFSPVDIEVMSRVRSTFNPENLLSPGKMFPAGSGCGSEHIERVHPGKQASA; the protein is encoded by the coding sequence ATGCCCATCACCACCGATTTTCTGATGACCCTCGCCACCATCGTTGGCTCCAAGCATCTGCGGACGGTGGAGAGTGAGCTATTGGTGTATGAATGTGATGGATACACCATTGAGAAGAATGTCCCCGAGGTGGTCGTCTTCCCGGCTTCTACCGACGAACTATCCCGCGTGATGAAAGCGTGTGCTCAGTCGCAGATTCCAGTCGTGCCGCGTGGGGCCGGGACGGGGTTGGCTGGTGGCTGTTTACCGATTGGTGGCGGTGTGATGATTGCCACCACACGCATGACGGCCATTGAAGAGATTCATCTGCGAGATCGCTATGCGGTCGTTCAAGCTGGGGTGGTGAACATTCATTTGAACCGGGAACTGGCGGGTTCAGGCTATCATTATGCTCCGGATCCTTCCTCGCAAAGTGCTTGCACAATTGGCGGCAACGTGGCGACCAACAGCGGTGGGCCGCATACCCTCAAATATGGTGTGACGGTGAATCATGTCCTGGGTGTTGAAATGGTGCTGCCGGACGGTTCCATTGAGATTTTTGGTGGCCCCCGGGGAACCAATGAACCGCTTGATCTGATAGGGCTGATGGTGGGGAGTGAAGGGACACTGGGCATTTGTACGCGGGCCTGGGTCAGGCTCACACGCGATCCCGCAGCGTGGCGAACATTGCTGGCCATCTTTCCGACAGTTGCTGATGCCACCAATGCCATCAGTTCGATCATTGGAGCGGGACTCATTCCGGCTGCACTGGAGTTGATGGATCAAGGGATCATTCAGGCGGTCGAAGCGGCATTTCAATACGGGTTCCCGCTCGATGCCGGGGCCGTGCTGATTATTGAACTCGATGGGCTGGAGATCGCTGTCCAGGAAGAATCAGTCAAGATCGCTGCACTACTCGAACAGCACTGTGTGCGGGAAACGCGGGTGGCTCAATCGGCGGCTGAGCGAGCCGCTTTGTGGAAGTGCCGCAAGCAATCCTTCGGAGCAATCGGCAGGCTCAGCCCGAGTTACTGCACACAGGATGGAGTGGTTCCGCGTACCCGGCTGCCAGAAATTCTTTCGTTTATTCAGCGCACCAGTGAGAAGTATGATATTCGCATTGTCAATGTCTGCCACGCCGGCGATGGCAACATCCATCCCGTCCTGCTGTTCGATGAGCGCCACGAGGGGGAGTTGAGTCGAGTGCTGCAGGCGAGCGATGAAATCCTCAACGAATGTATTCGGCTGGGGGGGAGTATTACGGGTGAACACGGGATTGGTGTGGAAAAGCGAGCGTTTCTGCCCAAGCTCTTCTCGCCGGTTGATATTGAAGTGATGTCGCGTGTGAGAAGCACTTTTAACCCGGAAAACCTGCTGAGCCCCGGGAAGATGTTTCCCGCAGGTTCAGGCTGCGGCAGCGAACACATCGAACGCGTACACCCCGGCAAACAGGCCAGTGCGTGA
- a CDS encoding Nif3-like dinuclear metal center hexameric protein, translating into MSVPTVRHVIEVLERIASPYLAATWDNTGLLLGSPEMDAGRILTCLTLTSDVAQEAIETNAQLIVTHHPVLFKPVQKLTTQSVEGAILWKLARAGVSIYSPHTAWDDAPTGINQQLAERLGLHAIQPLRVKPLSAALKIVTFVPENSMEIVAEAIWQAGAGTIGEYSRCSFFHAGTGTFQGSSATNPTVGTAGVFERAAEFRLEILCPKNRLEAALKALRAAHPYEEPAIDVIPLEPWSGSWGSGRRGVLHQPETLKAFAERCRDVLQSGRVMVVGNAERLVTTVAIACGAAGEYLSDAWRAGCDVFLTGETRFHTALEAREHHTELVLAGHFATERFAMEALANRLQQEFPEANVSASQVEQDPIWFC; encoded by the coding sequence ATGTCTGTACCCACAGTGCGGCACGTCATTGAAGTGCTTGAACGGATCGCAAGCCCTTACCTGGCGGCCACTTGGGACAATACAGGCCTATTGCTCGGCAGCCCCGAAATGGATGCCGGCAGAATTTTGACCTGCCTCACGCTCACCAGCGATGTCGCTCAGGAAGCCATCGAAACCAATGCGCAACTGATTGTGACGCATCATCCGGTGCTCTTTAAGCCTGTTCAGAAACTCACGACACAATCAGTGGAAGGAGCGATCCTTTGGAAACTGGCCCGGGCCGGTGTCTCGATCTATTCACCGCACACTGCATGGGATGACGCACCGACAGGTATCAATCAGCAATTGGCCGAACGGTTGGGGCTTCATGCCATTCAGCCATTACGCGTCAAACCCCTCTCTGCTGCTCTAAAAATTGTGACTTTTGTCCCTGAAAACTCAATGGAAATCGTGGCCGAAGCGATCTGGCAAGCCGGTGCAGGCACCATTGGAGAGTACAGTCGGTGCAGTTTCTTCCATGCCGGGACGGGGACTTTCCAAGGGTCTTCGGCTACGAATCCAACGGTAGGAACAGCCGGAGTTTTCGAGAGGGCTGCCGAGTTTCGCCTGGAAATTCTCTGCCCGAAAAATCGATTGGAAGCGGCACTGAAGGCACTTCGAGCCGCTCATCCTTACGAAGAACCTGCAATTGATGTGATTCCATTAGAACCATGGAGCGGTTCCTGGGGCAGCGGCCGTCGCGGAGTTTTGCATCAGCCTGAAACATTGAAGGCGTTTGCCGAGCGTTGCCGGGACGTTTTGCAATCCGGGCGCGTCATGGTGGTGGGCAATGCAGAACGTCTCGTGACCACCGTCGCTATTGCCTGTGGTGCAGCGGGAGAGTATCTGAGCGATGCCTGGCGGGCCGGCTGTGATGTCTTCCTCACGGGGGAGACACGCTTCCACACCGCATTAGAAGCTCGCGAACATCACACAGAGCTGGTACTGGCTGGTCATTTCGCGACCGAGAGATTTGCCATGGAAGCGCTGGCGAACCGTCTCCAACAGGAGTTCCCTGAGGCGAACGTCTCCGCCAGTCAAGTGGAGCAAGACCCGATCTGGTTCTGCTGA